A single Sutterella megalosphaeroides DNA region contains:
- a CDS encoding FAD-dependent oxidoreductase, producing the protein MRIVIVGGVAAGVSTATRLKRLMASSADVVLFERGERISFANCALPYYVGDEVERTSLFATSAAALRRIQGVDVRERHEVLSIDREKKCVTVKNLATFEVFTESYDVLVLATGAEPRMLPVEGFKENAFPLWRPEDADRLRAAVDAKPDLTVGIVGGGAVGLETAENVIRRGGTVHLFEYGRTIMGRNDPALSDFFRRAATCGEPRMVWHMETSVAKAEKRADGLLNLTLSTGETLAVDYLVSAAGVAPRSSLARDAGLTLGPRDTILTDGLMRTSDPSIYAVGDVATSTDPVTGEERPMMLAGTAVKEAREAADAIAGLDPKPLPGGFGTNAVSLFGLLWASTGKNEQTLLNEGLKPRKDFYRATIETASHVAWYPGAKPLLLKILFDTKGKLLGAQAIGRDGADKRIDVLSTAMRFGATVRDLAQLDLCYAPQTGSPKDPVNVVGHIGENIMQDLARFIEPQELADLMEGKAPYLGENVPNTPENVTILDVREASELADDRLDYPLVHIPLGELRDRTDEIPEGKTVVVVCRRGVRAHTASRILQGDGFENVYILTGGMQYWHRTRG; encoded by the coding sequence ATGCGAATCGTGATCGTGGGCGGCGTGGCCGCCGGTGTCAGCACCGCCACGCGCCTGAAGCGCCTCATGGCCTCTTCGGCCGATGTCGTGCTCTTCGAGCGCGGCGAGCGCATTTCCTTTGCAAACTGCGCCCTTCCCTACTATGTGGGCGACGAGGTCGAGCGCACGTCCCTCTTTGCGACGAGTGCCGCAGCGCTGCGCCGCATTCAGGGGGTCGACGTGCGCGAGCGTCACGAAGTGCTCTCGATCGACCGCGAGAAAAAGTGCGTGACTGTCAAAAACCTTGCGACGTTCGAGGTCTTCACCGAATCCTACGATGTGCTCGTGCTCGCGACCGGGGCCGAACCCCGCATGCTGCCCGTCGAAGGCTTCAAAGAGAACGCCTTCCCCCTGTGGCGCCCCGAAGACGCCGATCGCCTTCGCGCCGCGGTCGACGCGAAGCCCGATCTTACGGTCGGGATCGTAGGCGGCGGCGCCGTGGGTCTTGAAACCGCGGAAAACGTCATCCGCCGCGGCGGCACCGTGCACCTTTTCGAGTACGGTCGCACGATCATGGGTCGCAACGACCCGGCGCTCTCCGACTTCTTCCGCCGTGCCGCGACGTGCGGCGAACCGCGCATGGTCTGGCACATGGAAACGTCCGTTGCGAAGGCGGAAAAGCGCGCCGACGGGCTGCTTAACCTCACGCTCTCGACGGGCGAGACGCTTGCGGTCGACTACCTCGTGAGCGCCGCGGGCGTCGCGCCCCGCTCGTCCCTTGCGCGCGACGCGGGCCTCACGCTCGGGCCGCGCGACACGATCCTCACGGACGGCCTCATGCGCACGAGCGACCCCTCGATCTATGCGGTCGGGGACGTCGCCACGTCGACCGACCCCGTGACGGGGGAAGAGCGCCCGATGATGTTGGCGGGTACCGCCGTCAAGGAAGCGCGCGAAGCGGCGGACGCCATTGCGGGGCTCGACCCCAAGCCGCTTCCGGGCGGGTTCGGCACGAACGCCGTATCGCTTTTCGGCCTCTTGTGGGCGTCGACCGGCAAAAACGAGCAGACCCTGTTGAACGAAGGCCTGAAGCCCCGCAAGGACTTCTACCGCGCTACGATCGAAACGGCGAGCCACGTCGCGTGGTACCCGGGCGCGAAACCCCTCCTTCTCAAGATTCTCTTCGACACGAAGGGAAAGCTTCTCGGCGCTCAGGCGATCGGCCGCGACGGCGCCGACAAGCGCATCGACGTCCTTTCGACCGCGATGCGGTTCGGCGCGACCGTGCGCGACCTCGCGCAGCTCGACCTCTGCTACGCTCCCCAGACCGGCAGCCCCAAGGATCCCGTCAACGTCGTCGGTCACATCGGAGAAAACATCATGCAGGACCTCGCCCGCTTCATCGAACCGCAGGAATTGGCCGACCTCATGGAAGGCAAGGCCCCCTATCTCGGTGAGAACGTCCCCAATACACCCGAGAACGTGACGATTCTCGACGTGCGCGAAGCGTCCGAGTTGGCCGACGACCGACTCGACTACCCGCTCGTTCACATTCCGCTCGGCGAACTGCGCGACCGCACGGACGAAATCCCCGAAGGGAAGACCGTGGTCGTCGTCTGCCGCCGCGGCGTGCGCGCGCACACCGCAAGCCGCATCCTGCAGGGCGACGGATTCGAAAACGTCTACATCCTCACGGGCGGCATGCAGTACTGGCACCGCACGCGCGGCTGA